From a region of the Lactuca sativa cultivar Salinas chromosome 4, Lsat_Salinas_v11, whole genome shotgun sequence genome:
- the LOC111912922 gene encoding ent-kaurene oxidase, whose amino-acid sequence MDLQTMAPMGSAAIAIGGPAVAVAGGISLLFLKSFLSQQPGNPNHLPSVPAVPGVPLLGNLLELKEKKPYKTFTKWAETYGPIYSIKTGATSMVVVNSNQLAKEAMVTRFDSISTRKLSKALQILTADKTMVAMSDYDDYHKTVKRNLLTSILGPAAQKRHRAHRDAMGDNLSRQLHALALNSPQEAINFRQIFQSELFTLAFKQTFGRDIESIFVGDLGTTMTREEMFQILVVDPMMGAIDVDWRDFFPYLKWIPNAKLEEKIEQMYIRRKAVMKAVIQEHRKRIDSGENLDSYIDFLLAEAQPLTEKQLLMSLWEPIIETSDTTMVTTEWAMYELSKHPNKQERLYNEIRNVCGSEKITEEKLCKMPYLSAVFHETLRVHSPVSIIPLRYVHENTELGGYHVPAGTELAVNIYGCNMEREIWENPEEWSPERFLAENEPINLQKTMAFGAGKRVCAGAMQAMLLACVGIGRMVQEFEWRLKDDVEEDVNTLGLTTQRLNPMLAVIKPRN is encoded by the exons ATGGATTTACAGACAATGGCACCAATGGGATCGGCGGCAATTGCAATTGGTGGTCCGGCGGTGGCTGTTGCCGGTGGTATTTCTCTACTGTTTCTCAAAAGTTTTCTCTCTCAGCAACCTGGTAATCCAAATCACCTCCCTTCTGTTCCCG CCGTACCCGGGGTGCCATTGTTGGGGAATTTGCTTGAGTTGAAGGAGAAGAAACCTTACAAGACTTTTACAAAATGGGCAGAAACTTATGGCCCTATTTACTCCATTAAAACTGGAGCCACCTCCATGGTTGTCGTTAATTCGAATCAGCTTGCCAAAGAG GCTATGGTGACCAGATTCGATTCCATCTCAACCAGAAAGCTTTCAAAGGCATTACAGATCCTCACAGCCGATAAAACCATGGTCGCCATGAGTGATTATGACGATTATCACAAAACTGTCAAGCGCAACTTACTCACTAGTATCCTAGGACCAGCTGCTCAAAAGAGACATCGCGCCCATAGAGACGCCATGGGTGATAATCTTTCAAGACAGCTTCATGCCTTGGCTTTAAATTCTCCTCAGGAAGCAATAAACTTCCGGCAAATTTTCCAGTCTGAACTTTTCACGCTAGCATTCAAACAG ACATTTGGGAGAGATATAGAAAGCATTTTCGTGGGTGATCTTGGAACCACCATGACAAGAGAAGAGATGTTTCAGATTTTGGTTGTGGATCCAATGATGGGTGCCATAGATGTCGACTGGAGAGACTTCTTCCCGTATCTTAAGTGGATACCCAACGCCAAATTGGAGGAGAAAATCGAACAAATGTACATCCGAAGAAAGGCTGTGATGAAGGCTGTGATTCAAGAACATAGAAAACGCATAGATTCTGGAGAG AATTTGGATAGTTACATCGATTTCTTGCTGGCGGAAGCACAACCGTTAACAGAAAAACAATTGCTGATGTCACTTTGGGAACCCATCATTGAAACATCCGATACCACAATGGTAACCACAGAATGGGCAATGTATGAACTCTCAAAACACCCAAACAAGCAGGAACGTCTCTACAATGAAATCCGAAATGTATGTGGGTCAGAAAAGATCACCGAGGAGAAGTTGTGCAAGATGCCCTACTTATCTGCTGTTTTTCACGAAACACTGAGAGTTCACAGTCCAGTTTCCATAATCCCATTAAGATATGTACACGAGAACACAGAACTCGGAGGATACCATGTTCCTGCTGGCACTGAG CTTGCGGTGAATATATATGGGTGTAATATGGAGAGGGAAATCTGGGAAAACCCTGAGGAGTGGAGTCCAGAGAGGTTTCTTGCGGAGAATGAACCAATCAACCTCCAAAAAACAATGGCTTTTGGAGCGGGGAAAAGAGTGTGTGCAGGAGCTATGCAAGCGATGTTGCTTGCTTGCGTGGGGATTGGGAGAATGGTTCAAGAGTTTGAGTGGAGACTTAAAGATGATGTGGAAGAAGATGTCAATACGCTTGGGCTCACAACACAGAGGCTTAATCCGATGCTTGCAGTTATAAAGCCGAGAAACTAA